One Trichomycterus rosablanca isolate fTriRos1 chromosome 23, fTriRos1.hap1, whole genome shotgun sequence genomic window carries:
- the spag6 gene encoding sperm-associated antigen 6 isoform X1 has product MSQRQVLQVFEQYQKGRTQFVQTVAELANRPQNIEILLNAGVMSLLRPLLLDVVPTIQQTAALALGRLANYNDDLAEAVVKGDILPQLVYSLAEQNRFYKKAAAFVLRAVAKHSPELAQAVVDCGALDALVISLEEFDPGVKEAAAWALGNIARHNSQLAQAVVDAGAVPLLVLCIQEPEIALKRIAASVLSDIAKHSPELAQTIVDTGAIAHLAQMTLNPDAKLKRQVFSALGQISKHSVDLAELVVEAEIFPAVLGCLRDPDEYVRKNVTTLMREITKHTPELSQMMVNAGGVAAVIDYLGDSRGNVRLPGIMMLGYVAAHSENLAMAVIVSKGVPQLAICLAEETEDHVKAATAWALGQIGSHTPEHAQAVAVANILPKLLMLYLDTHSSEDLQVKAKKALKSILQKCTYLPALEPLLYEAPSNVLKHVVCQFSKVLPHDSKARRLFVTSGGLKKVQEIKAEPGSALQEYINIINNCYPEEIVRYYSPGYSEALLERVENYQPA; this is encoded by the exons ATGAGCCAGCGGCAGGTTTTACAAG TGTTTGAACAGTACCAGAAAGGAAGAACACAGTTCGTGCAAACAGTTGCCGAGCTGGCCAACAGACCCCAAAATATTGAAATACTTCTAAATGCAG GTGTAATGTCCCTCCTGAGACCTCTTCTCTTGGATGTGGTCCCGACTATCCAGCAGACGGCCGCTTTGGCTCTTGGAAGGCTCGCCAACTATAACGACGACTTAGCCGAGGCGGTGGTGAAGGGAGACATCCTGCCTCAACTCGTCTATTCTTTAGCCGAGCAGAAT CGCTTCTATAAGAAAGCAGCAGCGTTTGTTCTTCGTGCAGTTGCAAAGCACTCGCCTGAGCTGGCACAAGCCGTGGTGGACTGTGGTGCACTAGATGCTCTGGTCATCTCACTGGAGGAGTTCGATCCTGGAGTAAAAGAGGCTGCCGCGTGGGCGCTGGGTAACATCGCCCGCCATAACAGCC AGTTGGCTCAGGCGGTGGTGGATGCTGGTGCCGTTCCTCTGCTCGTGCTCTGTATCCAGGAGCCTGAAATCGCCCTGAAGAGGATCGCTGCTTCGGTTCTGAGCGACATTGCCAAGCACTCACCGGAGCTGGCACAAACCATAGTGGATACCGGAGCCATCGCCCACCTGGCACAGATGACCTTGAACCCTGATGCCAAATTGAAG AGACAAGTGTTCTCGGCTCTTGGCCAAATCTCCAAGCACTCGGTGGATCTGGCGGAGCTGGTGGTGGAGGCAGAGATCTTCCCTGCCGTGCTCGGATGCCTTAGGGATCCTGATGAGTACGTGAGGAAGAATGTCACCACGCTGATGCGAGAGATCACAAAACACACCCCTGAG TTGTCCCAGATGATGGTGAATGCTGGAGGTGTAGCAGCAGTGATCGACTACCTCGGGGACTCTAGAGGAAACGTACGACTTCCCGGGATCATGATGCTCGGCTACGTGGCTGCACACTCAGAGAACCTCGCCATGGCCGTCATCGTGTCGAAG GGGGTTCCACAACTTGCTATCTGCCTGGCAGAGGAAACCGAGGATCACGTCAAGGCTGCCACAGCCTGGGCGCTCGGGCAGATCGGCAGTCACACTCCTGAACATGCACAAGCTGTTGCTGTTGCCAACATCCTCCCCAAGCTGCTGATGCTCTACCTGGATACACACAGCTCTGAGGACCTGCAAGTCAAG GCCAAGAAAGCCCTGAAGAGCATTCTACAGAAGTGTACCTACCTACCAGCACTGGAGCCTCTTCTATACGAAGCTCCCAGCAACGTCCTCAAACACGTCGTCTGCCAATTCAGTAAG GTTCTTCCTCATGACAGTAAAGCTCGCCGTTTGTTCGTGACTAGCGGAGGACTAAAGAAGGTACAGGAAATTAAAGCTGAACCTGGTTCTGCTCTTCAGgagtacatcaacatcatcaacaactgCTACCCTGAGGAGATAGTCAG GTATTACTCACCTGGATACTCAGAAGCTCTGTTGGAGAGGGTGGAAAACTACCAGCCGGCTTAA
- the spag6 gene encoding sperm-associated antigen 6 isoform X2 has protein sequence MSQRQVLQVFEQYQKGRTQFVQTVAELANRPQNIEILLNAGVMSLLRPLLLDVVPTIQQTAALALGRLANYNDDLAEAVVKGDILPQLVYSLAEQNRFYKKAAAFVLRAVAKHSPELAQAVVDCGALDALVISLEEFDPGVKEAAAWALGNIARHNSQLAQAVVDAGAVPLLVLCIQEPEIALKRIAASVLSDIAKHSPELAQTIVDTGAIAHLAQMTLNPDAKLKRQVFSALGQISKHSVDLAELVVEAEIFPAVLGCLRDPDEYVRKNVTTLMREITKHTPELSQMMVNAGGVAAVIDYLGDSRGNVRLPGIMMLGYVAAHSENLAMAVIVSKGVPQLAICLAEETEDHVKAATAWALGQIGSHTPEHAQAVAVANILPKLLMLYLDTHSSEDLQVKAKKALKSILQKCTYLPALEPLLYEAPSNVLKHVVCQFSSSS, from the exons ATGAGCCAGCGGCAGGTTTTACAAG TGTTTGAACAGTACCAGAAAGGAAGAACACAGTTCGTGCAAACAGTTGCCGAGCTGGCCAACAGACCCCAAAATATTGAAATACTTCTAAATGCAG GTGTAATGTCCCTCCTGAGACCTCTTCTCTTGGATGTGGTCCCGACTATCCAGCAGACGGCCGCTTTGGCTCTTGGAAGGCTCGCCAACTATAACGACGACTTAGCCGAGGCGGTGGTGAAGGGAGACATCCTGCCTCAACTCGTCTATTCTTTAGCCGAGCAGAAT CGCTTCTATAAGAAAGCAGCAGCGTTTGTTCTTCGTGCAGTTGCAAAGCACTCGCCTGAGCTGGCACAAGCCGTGGTGGACTGTGGTGCACTAGATGCTCTGGTCATCTCACTGGAGGAGTTCGATCCTGGAGTAAAAGAGGCTGCCGCGTGGGCGCTGGGTAACATCGCCCGCCATAACAGCC AGTTGGCTCAGGCGGTGGTGGATGCTGGTGCCGTTCCTCTGCTCGTGCTCTGTATCCAGGAGCCTGAAATCGCCCTGAAGAGGATCGCTGCTTCGGTTCTGAGCGACATTGCCAAGCACTCACCGGAGCTGGCACAAACCATAGTGGATACCGGAGCCATCGCCCACCTGGCACAGATGACCTTGAACCCTGATGCCAAATTGAAG AGACAAGTGTTCTCGGCTCTTGGCCAAATCTCCAAGCACTCGGTGGATCTGGCGGAGCTGGTGGTGGAGGCAGAGATCTTCCCTGCCGTGCTCGGATGCCTTAGGGATCCTGATGAGTACGTGAGGAAGAATGTCACCACGCTGATGCGAGAGATCACAAAACACACCCCTGAG TTGTCCCAGATGATGGTGAATGCTGGAGGTGTAGCAGCAGTGATCGACTACCTCGGGGACTCTAGAGGAAACGTACGACTTCCCGGGATCATGATGCTCGGCTACGTGGCTGCACACTCAGAGAACCTCGCCATGGCCGTCATCGTGTCGAAG GGGGTTCCACAACTTGCTATCTGCCTGGCAGAGGAAACCGAGGATCACGTCAAGGCTGCCACAGCCTGGGCGCTCGGGCAGATCGGCAGTCACACTCCTGAACATGCACAAGCTGTTGCTGTTGCCAACATCCTCCCCAAGCTGCTGATGCTCTACCTGGATACACACAGCTCTGAGGACCTGCAAGTCAAG GCCAAGAAAGCCCTGAAGAGCATTCTACAGAAGTGTACCTACCTACCAGCACTGGAGCCTCTTCTATACGAAGCTCCCAGCAACGTCCTCAAACACGTCGTCTGCCAATTCA GTTCTTCCTCATGA